From the genome of Spirosomataceae bacterium TFI 002, one region includes:
- a CDS encoding Mn2+ and Fe2+ transporters of the NRAMP family — MHSKDPYRITEDTILAAPTTFKERIKHLGPSLILSAAIVGSGELIATTTLGARAGFTAFWVILLGCLIKVLVQVEFAKHTILTGNTPMKSLNELPGRKFGKAHWSVWFVLFIMLTKLIQVGGIIGGVAIILNMLFPQIDLMIFAFGMAVLVAALVYRGYYHFIEKTSIWLIAFFTIFTFTSLYFLKYTPYAISFSQVLSGLTFELPAAHLVAVFGAFGITGVGGDEIIYYNYWCLEKGYAANTGPKEASIDWQTRAKGWIKVMELDAIFAMIIYTTVTAAFYLLGAAVLSNQDSLPEGYEMVEQLSKMYTLSLGEGARYFFYFGAFVVLFSTLFAALAAWTRQISDTFGQIGWIDFSDLKVRKKSIAILAWVIPMLWATFFMFMKVPVLMVLIGGVTGSALLFLVVYAVIYFRYYDTPAAFKPRRVYDMFLWLSILSIAVIGASGIWKAVF; from the coding sequence ATGCATAGCAAAGACCCTTATCGCATAACAGAGGACACCATACTAGCCGCTCCAACTACTTTCAAAGAAAGGATTAAACACCTTGGCCCAAGTCTAATTTTGTCGGCAGCGATTGTAGGAAGCGGAGAACTCATTGCCACGACCACGCTTGGAGCTAGAGCAGGTTTTACGGCATTTTGGGTGATTTTATTGGGTTGTTTGATCAAAGTGCTTGTTCAAGTAGAATTTGCCAAGCATACGATCTTGACAGGAAATACACCCATGAAATCACTGAACGAATTGCCAGGTCGCAAGTTTGGCAAGGCACATTGGAGCGTGTGGTTTGTGCTATTTATAATGCTTACCAAACTCATTCAAGTTGGTGGTATCATAGGAGGAGTGGCAATTATTCTCAACATGCTTTTTCCACAAATAGATTTGATGATTTTCGCATTTGGAATGGCGGTTCTTGTGGCTGCTTTAGTTTATAGAGGCTATTATCATTTTATAGAGAAAACGTCGATTTGGCTTATCGCATTCTTTACTATTTTCACTTTTACCTCGCTTTACTTTTTGAAATACACGCCTTATGCCATTTCATTCTCGCAAGTTCTTTCAGGTTTGACATTTGAATTGCCTGCTGCACATTTAGTCGCAGTTTTTGGTGCATTCGGAATTACGGGAGTTGGTGGAGATGAAATCATCTATTACAATTACTGGTGCTTGGAGAAAGGTTATGCCGCCAACACAGGCCCAAAAGAAGCTTCTATCGACTGGCAAACAAGGGCAAAAGGTTGGATCAAAGTAATGGAGCTGGATGCCATTTTTGCGATGATTATTTACACTACTGTTACGGCTGCTTTCTATTTGCTAGGTGCTGCGGTGCTAAGTAACCAAGACTCACTGCCTGAAGGCTACGAAATGGTAGAACAGCTAAGTAAAATGTACACCTTGTCTCTTGGCGAAGGTGCGAGATATTTCTTTTACTTTGGAGCTTTTGTAGTATTATTCTCTACCCTTTTTGCAGCTTTAGCCGCTTGGACAAGGCAAATCTCCGATACTTTCGGGCAAATAGGTTGGATAGATTTCTCTGATCTCAAAGTACGAAAGAAGTCAATCGCCATTCTTGCATGGGTGATTCCTATGCTTTGGGCTACTTTCTTTATGTTTATGAAAGTACCAGTACTTATGGTGCTCATTGGTGGCGTGACTGGTTCTGCACTACTGTTTTTGGTGGTTTATGCGGTTATATATTTTAGGTATTACGATACTCCAGCGGCTTTCAAACCAAGGAGAGTTTACGATATGTTTCTATGGTTGAGTATTCTTTCTATTGCGGTTATTGGTGCTAGTGGGATTTGGAAGGCGGTGTTTTAG